The following are encoded in a window of Neomicrococcus lactis genomic DNA:
- a CDS encoding IS1249 family transposase: MVDNERLCVLCGGGLKRNGSTSAGATRYRCKSCGASSSERIQRVDVRRRHELSRFLEWLLGNKTQSQVAQGVDPRSFRRSTHWCWNITPAIEVTGEIYPEVQLDGIYLGSWCCLIAIAGEHVIGYQWCDTEKRVAWEQLLTRFPAPDLVVIDGGSGLASALKHCWPETPVQRCLVHIQRNVRVLITMRPRTTAGRELRAISLALTRITSQDQARAWLLALNQWHGKHHQMLNEKTYRSHHRGSLPQSVRPHQRWWFTHDRLRKAYQLLERASQQEVLFTYLKDEHRSRNASSTTNRIEGGINAQLRNLLRNHRGLTPEHAKRAVEWFLYKHSQNPAPAHQLIKKEHYEPVAYTQEIEEHIGPAELGTGLNANEGLWHRKGWAGRAS, translated from the coding sequence GTGGTTGACAACGAGCGTTTATGCGTCCTGTGTGGTGGCGGGCTGAAAAGGAACGGTTCCACGAGTGCTGGAGCTACCAGGTATCGCTGTAAATCGTGTGGCGCGAGTAGTTCTGAACGGATACAACGCGTCGACGTGCGTCGACGCCACGAGCTCTCCCGATTCCTGGAATGGCTGCTGGGAAACAAGACTCAATCCCAAGTCGCTCAGGGCGTGGATCCACGCTCGTTTCGTCGCTCCACACACTGGTGCTGGAACATTACTCCCGCGATCGAGGTCACCGGAGAGATCTATCCGGAAGTCCAGCTCGACGGCATCTATCTCGGTTCCTGGTGTTGCTTGATCGCGATCGCTGGCGAACACGTCATCGGTTATCAATGGTGTGACACGGAAAAACGCGTGGCGTGGGAACAGCTCCTAACTCGTTTCCCCGCACCAGATTTGGTCGTGATTGATGGTGGTTCCGGGCTGGCATCCGCGCTGAAACATTGCTGGCCCGAGACCCCTGTTCAACGCTGCCTGGTGCATATTCAACGCAACGTGCGCGTGCTGATCACGATGCGCCCCCGCACGACCGCGGGCCGCGAACTACGGGCTATTTCCCTTGCCCTGACACGGATCACGAGCCAGGATCAAGCGCGTGCATGGCTACTTGCACTCAACCAGTGGCACGGAAAACATCACCAGATGCTGAACGAGAAAACCTACCGTTCGCACCACCGTGGTTCGCTGCCGCAAAGCGTGAGGCCGCACCAGCGCTGGTGGTTCACACACGACCGGCTACGCAAGGCCTACCAACTCCTCGAGCGCGCCAGCCAACAAGAAGTCCTGTTCACCTATCTCAAAGACGAGCACCGCTCACGGAACGCCTCATCAACAACGAACAGGATCGAAGGAGGCATCAACGCGCAGCTACGCAATCTTCTACGCAACCATCGCGGACTGACCCCTGAGCACGCTAAACGAGCCGTGGAATGGTTCCTCTACAAGCACTCCCAGAACCCAGCACCAGCCCACCAACTCATCAAAAAAGAACACTACGAGCCCGTCGCCTACACGCAAGAAATCGAGGAACACATCGGACCCGCAGAACTCGGAACAGGACTCAACGCAAACGAAGGACTCTGGCACCGAAAAGGATGGGCCGGCCGCGCCTCCTAA
- a CDS encoding PP2C family protein-serine/threonine phosphatase, whose translation MPLALRFAAASHVGRIRSKNDDSGYAGTYLAVVADGMGGHVGGDVASASTVLDLVHLDQPHHADAETILPDEIQTANTILNELVNHNPKLQGMGTTVTALLLTGDTFQFSHIGDSRAYRLKDGKFEQVSKDHTFVQRLVDEGRIRPEEAETHPHKNVLMRVLGDSDASPELDIAQIPTAPGERWLLCSDGLNACVPEVMVERIVRGTKDLQEATDDLIELTLQRGAPDNVTIVLFDVVDETADDQAFKDLLEEARADDSHLLDTGQILIAASGSDVEASAALLRHQMATRPHKLVGAAQLATESGLIPIVTQRSGERRAAELLTHKSEQARQEQLASIQAAELAYANDRSKARAEKVHGRLAGVGASNILGDGVAGVGRRSIMPRWLFPAFLAFMTIVAVVITWFAYSWTQTQYYVGNYAGKVAIFKGVSQELGPLKLSHLDTPTDVPLDVLPAYTQQRIKNALPARDLEHAQEIVGELLITARQTCPVVAPTPSDGSASPSPLPSYCSDSGSIEAPSLESPTPTPTPTPSPSTSSNPTAPSTSPAPATSPSAPTTTPAAAATPAGGQS comes from the coding sequence ATGCCACTTGCGCTCCGCTTCGCGGCTGCGTCCCATGTGGGCCGCATTCGCTCTAAAAACGATGACTCCGGTTACGCGGGTACCTATCTTGCTGTCGTTGCTGACGGCATGGGTGGCCATGTAGGCGGCGATGTCGCTTCGGCTTCGACGGTGCTCGATCTCGTGCACCTCGATCAGCCGCACCATGCGGACGCAGAAACCATTCTTCCGGACGAAATTCAGACGGCAAACACCATTCTGAACGAACTCGTGAACCACAATCCCAAACTTCAAGGCATGGGAACCACGGTCACCGCGCTCTTGCTCACGGGAGACACTTTCCAGTTCAGCCACATCGGCGACTCCCGCGCTTACCGACTCAAAGACGGCAAGTTTGAGCAGGTCAGCAAGGACCACACGTTTGTGCAGCGACTCGTCGACGAAGGACGCATCCGCCCTGAAGAGGCGGAAACGCACCCCCACAAGAATGTTTTGATGCGCGTTTTGGGCGACTCTGATGCGAGCCCCGAACTCGATATCGCGCAGATTCCCACCGCCCCCGGTGAGCGCTGGCTGTTGTGCTCAGATGGTCTCAACGCGTGCGTGCCCGAGGTCATGGTGGAGCGCATTGTTCGCGGCACCAAGGACCTGCAAGAGGCAACGGATGACCTCATCGAGCTCACGTTGCAGCGTGGCGCCCCGGATAACGTCACGATTGTCCTCTTCGACGTCGTAGATGAGACCGCTGACGATCAAGCCTTCAAGGACCTCTTGGAAGAGGCGCGAGCTGACGACTCGCACTTGCTTGATACCGGCCAAATCCTCATCGCCGCCAGCGGATCCGATGTTGAAGCAAGCGCGGCTCTGCTTCGCCACCAGATGGCAACGCGTCCGCACAAGCTCGTGGGTGCGGCCCAGTTGGCCACGGAATCCGGGCTCATCCCGATCGTCACGCAGCGCTCCGGCGAGCGCCGTGCCGCAGAACTTCTCACCCACAAGTCAGAACAAGCACGCCAGGAGCAGCTCGCGAGCATCCAAGCCGCCGAGCTGGCCTACGCCAACGACAGGTCCAAGGCACGTGCCGAAAAGGTGCACGGCCGTTTGGCAGGCGTTGGTGCGTCCAACATCTTGGGCGATGGCGTGGCTGGCGTGGGACGCCGTTCCATCATGCCGCGCTGGCTGTTCCCGGCCTTCTTGGCGTTCATGACCATCGTGGCAGTGGTGATCACCTGGTTCGCTTACTCCTGGACGCAAACTCAGTACTACGTGGGCAATTACGCCGGCAAGGTGGCGATCTTCAAGGGCGTCTCCCAAGAACTGGGACCCCTGAAACTCTCACACTTGGACACGCCTACTGACGTTCCACTGGACGTCCTCCCCGCCTACACGCAGCAGCGCATCAAGAACGCTCTGCCTGCGAGGGATCTTGAGCACGCTCAAGAAATCGTGGGAGAACTCCTGATCACCGCACGCCAGACGTGCCCTGTCGTGGCGCCTACGCCAAGCGACGGAAGTGCTTCACCGAGTCCGTTGCCGAGCTACTGCTCGGACAGTGGCTCCATTGAGGCGCCATCACTTGAGTCGCCGACCCCAACTCCGACCCCCACTCCTTCACCCTCCACCTCGAGCAACCCGACGGCACCAAGCACCTCGCCGGCGCCCGCGACCTCACCTAGCGCCCCTACGACGACGCCGGCAGCGGCCGCAACTCCAGCCGGAGGCCAATCATGA
- a CDS encoding FHA domain-containing protein FhaB/FipA yields the protein MSELALLALRLGFLLLLWIFIFTIIGSMRRDLVIGRRNKVRQATAAEVGSPNTRSVPMGRSAAVGAGASGFQNDAAAPAVADSAGSAGVAPGAPAPVRTPRAAPKTLAIVEGPLKGREFPLAASPLLLGRAQEASVVLDDDYASGRHARLYPQGSHWFLEDLGSTNGTFVGDERLSRAQSIDPGQRIRIGKTVMELRP from the coding sequence ATGAGCGAGCTAGCCCTTCTTGCTCTCCGCTTGGGCTTCTTATTGCTCTTGTGGATTTTCATTTTCACGATCATCGGTTCCATGCGCCGTGACCTCGTGATTGGTCGCCGCAACAAGGTCCGCCAAGCCACCGCCGCGGAAGTCGGTTCGCCGAATACGCGCTCCGTTCCCATGGGACGGTCGGCTGCCGTGGGCGCCGGCGCTAGCGGTTTCCAGAACGACGCCGCAGCTCCAGCAGTTGCGGATTCTGCCGGAAGCGCCGGGGTCGCCCCGGGCGCCCCTGCTCCGGTTCGCACGCCGCGGGCCGCGCCGAAGACCTTGGCAATCGTCGAAGGCCCTCTCAAGGGTCGAGAGTTCCCTCTCGCCGCGAGCCCATTGCTGTTGGGACGTGCTCAAGAAGCCAGCGTTGTCCTCGATGATGACTACGCATCTGGCCGCCACGCTCGCTTGTATCCGCAGGGTTCCCATTGGTTCCTTGAGGACTTGGGCTCCACGAATGGAACGTTTGTGGGAGATGAGCGGTTGAGCCGCGCGCAGAGCATTGATCCTGGTCAGCGAATTCGCATTGGCAAGACCGTCATGGAGCTGAGGCCTTAA
- a CDS encoding FhaA domain-containing protein produces the protein MGLVDNVERGLEKLVTSVFRGSTQGGIKPVEIASRLRNEMDARSFALSQGRTLAPNNFDIFLSPEDFASAKEWGPTLAEELCDVALDHAHSQSYTLQGSVRVSFKKRRDTRPGHILIQASISKDGEAEVPAPRRNDPPAPTYAPPAPRQNRPQSQPQAASPGPSPQPVRPQQVHPQTVAAPPVSATRAPEPPRTQPVIEVNGKRFAINANAITIGRSKEADITVDDARVSRKHIEIFRDTNGIFVEDLGSTNGTSVNGYKIDGPEELLDGTHIMIGSTRINFRLMPDTRRASGGGR, from the coding sequence ATGGGACTTGTAGACAATGTAGAGCGTGGTCTCGAGAAGCTCGTCACGAGTGTGTTCCGTGGTTCCACTCAAGGCGGCATCAAGCCGGTAGAGATTGCCAGCCGTCTGCGCAATGAGATGGACGCGCGCTCGTTCGCGCTCTCGCAGGGTCGTACGCTCGCGCCCAATAATTTCGATATTTTCTTGTCTCCTGAGGACTTTGCGTCCGCGAAGGAGTGGGGCCCCACGCTCGCCGAGGAACTGTGCGACGTCGCCCTAGATCACGCACATTCGCAGTCCTACACGTTGCAGGGTTCGGTTCGCGTTTCCTTCAAGAAGCGTCGGGACACGCGCCCCGGCCATATCCTCATTCAGGCTTCGATATCCAAGGATGGCGAAGCGGAAGTTCCCGCGCCGCGACGCAATGATCCGCCTGCACCGACGTACGCTCCCCCTGCGCCGCGCCAGAACCGTCCGCAAAGCCAGCCACAAGCGGCCTCCCCGGGTCCTTCTCCGCAGCCAGTGCGACCACAGCAGGTTCACCCACAGACAGTTGCAGCGCCGCCGGTTTCCGCCACACGCGCTCCAGAGCCTCCACGCACGCAGCCGGTGATCGAAGTTAACGGCAAGCGCTTCGCTATCAACGCGAACGCCATCACCATTGGCCGTTCCAAAGAAGCCGACATCACGGTGGATGACGCCCGCGTCAGCCGCAAACATATTGAAATCTTCCGCGACACGAATGGAATTTTCGTGGAGGATTTGGGCAGTACCAACGGGACAAGCGTCAATGGGTACAAGATTGATGGACCGGAGGAATTGCTGGATGGCACGCACATCATGATCGGCAGTACCCGGATCAACTTCCGGCTCATGCCGGATACGCGTCGCGCTTCAGGAGGTGGTCGATGA
- a CDS encoding VOC family protein, which produces MKILGMIPALDTDDLETESSFWAKVLGGEVDRGGDEDWHAVLVDGKQKLGMQLVKNHQRPEWPDGPQRTQVHLDLYVEDLDAAEAEILSYGATALGGPTQDGTEGFRVYADPAGHPFCLCRA; this is translated from the coding sequence ATGAAGATTCTTGGAATGATTCCCGCGCTGGACACGGATGACCTCGAGACGGAAAGTTCGTTTTGGGCCAAGGTACTTGGTGGCGAAGTCGATCGTGGAGGGGATGAGGATTGGCATGCGGTCCTGGTCGATGGCAAGCAGAAACTCGGCATGCAACTGGTCAAGAATCATCAGCGACCCGAATGGCCCGATGGTCCACAGCGCACCCAGGTTCACCTAGACCTCTATGTCGAAGACCTAGATGCGGCGGAGGCTGAGATTCTCAGCTACGGCGCTACGGCTCTGGGAGGACCGACCCAAGATGGGACGGAAGGTTTCCGCGTGTATGCGGATCCTGCCGGTCACCCGTTCTGTTTGTGTCGCGCGTGA
- a CDS encoding HNH endonuclease signature motif containing protein — translation METANPALLKPDPSSPVPSSRVPAISTDVSRLSVAELREYVVSVHNQIDALVLAVDGVATGACELDHLAAGVEELSHQVGRLQVKAAVRMESVVQELKDSQTFTPRRSRFRSAADRLSQVLHVNPAEVQKRLDVAHAVSEAVAPAVADAFAQGLLTVGVAARIMSALERLQPAIDQLSPTREEAEALKRKVESDLVGIAVSGTPTAMERQVRVWQYQLDAQGVLPTREVKREIQGAFFKGKKMGLFEWTFCLDELQQEQFLTAVAPEVNPRTPDHDGREPLLDFAGVEVPRAMDENGKPVEPPKDDRSLGQKRLDGLMHAVTTALSTGKLSRHGGYQPQVVVNIDHKTLLSELTTHELFRSDAVHSGPMNPISIRQLGCNAELIPVVLGSASQVVDAGSRKRLFTAEQRKLLYARDRGCTFPGCTRGVDRCEAHHVHEYSKGGVTTLENAAMVCSHHHHLVHETPWSIQMRNGVPYWQPPLDEDPNQPLMRNLYFHPEKAGQLALSA, via the coding sequence ATGGAAACAGCGAATCCAGCCCTCCTGAAACCTGATCCTTCGAGCCCTGTTCCTTCTAGCCGCGTCCCTGCGATTTCCACTGATGTTAGCCGCCTGTCTGTGGCTGAGCTGCGTGAGTATGTGGTGTCTGTGCATAACCAGATTGATGCCCTCGTGTTGGCGGTGGATGGTGTGGCTACCGGTGCGTGCGAGTTGGATCATCTCGCTGCCGGGGTGGAGGAACTTTCCCACCAGGTTGGGCGCCTGCAAGTGAAGGCTGCGGTGCGGATGGAGTCCGTGGTGCAGGAGTTAAAAGACTCCCAAACTTTCACTCCGCGCCGGTCGAGGTTCCGGAGTGCGGCGGATCGTTTGTCGCAGGTGTTGCATGTGAACCCTGCCGAGGTGCAGAAACGCTTGGACGTCGCACATGCGGTGTCTGAAGCTGTTGCTCCCGCTGTTGCGGACGCGTTCGCTCAAGGCCTGCTCACGGTTGGGGTCGCTGCCCGAATCATGAGCGCCCTGGAACGCCTTCAACCCGCTATTGACCAGCTCTCACCAACACGTGAAGAAGCGGAAGCTCTCAAGCGAAAAGTCGAGAGTGATCTCGTGGGTATTGCGGTGTCGGGGACTCCCACAGCGATGGAGCGTCAGGTGCGGGTCTGGCAGTACCAGCTCGATGCTCAAGGTGTTCTTCCCACTCGTGAGGTGAAGCGTGAGATTCAGGGTGCGTTCTTCAAAGGCAAGAAGATGGGCCTCTTTGAATGGACCTTCTGTCTCGATGAACTCCAGCAGGAGCAATTCCTCACCGCCGTCGCACCGGAGGTGAACCCACGAACTCCGGATCATGACGGCCGGGAGCCACTTTTAGATTTTGCTGGTGTGGAGGTCCCGCGGGCGATGGATGAGAATGGTAAGCCTGTCGAGCCGCCGAAGGATGACCGCAGTCTGGGTCAGAAACGCCTCGACGGACTCATGCATGCGGTCACTACTGCGCTTTCGACGGGGAAGTTGTCCCGTCATGGTGGCTACCAACCACAGGTTGTGGTGAATATTGACCATAAGACACTCCTGAGTGAGCTGACCACGCATGAGCTGTTCCGGTCCGATGCCGTGCATTCGGGGCCAATGAATCCGATTTCGATCCGCCAGTTGGGATGTAATGCGGAGTTGATCCCGGTGGTCTTGGGTTCGGCGTCGCAAGTGGTTGATGCGGGTTCTAGGAAGCGTCTCTTCACCGCGGAGCAACGAAAGCTCTTGTATGCGAGGGATCGTGGATGTACTTTCCCCGGATGCACAAGGGGTGTGGATCGGTGCGAAGCTCACCACGTCCACGAATACTCCAAAGGTGGTGTGACCACGCTGGAGAACGCGGCGATGGTCTGTTCTCATCATCACCATCTGGTTCATGAAACCCCGTGGAGCATTCAGATGCGCAATGGCGTCCCGTACTGGCAGCCACCGCTTGATGAAGACCCGAATCAACCGCTAATGCGGAACCTGTACTTCCACCCCGAAAAAGCTGGCCAGCTAGCACTCTCCGCCTAA
- a CDS encoding DUF1648 domain-containing protein produces the protein MSDAPNNALPETVFKRGRWVAWLPWIVSLAITGGAFLWGASAYDSILDPVPVHWGASGEVDEWAPKSFGSVFVGPLISLGIWALLALIIVLVVKTSFRAPKTDFARIQKEGLKREIIAGLGGIVLVISLLVCVPLAIVISAAQSESSSIGTSMLPWVILLTFLTLPAMFLGFLYGKRWMEKSIREYGVMPTAEEQLEESKWIAGGIRNDPQDPSIFVPKREGLGYGLTVNWGSRGGKIFVLIFAALTVIPLVVLLVISLVG, from the coding sequence ATGAGCGACGCACCCAACAACGCCCTCCCCGAAACTGTTTTCAAGCGCGGGCGGTGGGTTGCGTGGCTTCCATGGATCGTCTCTCTGGCGATCACCGGCGGCGCTTTCCTCTGGGGCGCGTCGGCCTACGATTCAATCTTGGACCCTGTTCCTGTCCACTGGGGCGCTTCAGGCGAAGTGGACGAGTGGGCGCCTAAGTCCTTTGGAAGCGTTTTTGTAGGACCGCTGATTAGCCTGGGAATCTGGGCGTTGCTAGCCCTCATCATCGTTCTCGTAGTGAAGACCTCTTTCCGAGCTCCTAAGACTGACTTCGCTCGGATTCAAAAGGAGGGGTTGAAGCGCGAGATCATCGCGGGGCTAGGCGGAATTGTTCTCGTGATTTCACTTCTGGTGTGCGTGCCGCTGGCGATCGTTATTTCCGCAGCCCAATCCGAGTCCTCGTCCATCGGAACAAGCATGCTTCCATGGGTGATTCTTTTGACGTTCCTAACCTTGCCCGCCATGTTTCTTGGGTTCCTTTATGGAAAGCGCTGGATGGAGAAAAGCATCCGAGAATATGGCGTAATGCCCACTGCCGAAGAGCAGCTCGAGGAATCCAAGTGGATAGCGGGTGGCATCAGGAACGATCCACAAGATCCCTCTATCTTCGTTCCTAAGCGCGAAGGACTGGGCTACGGACTCACGGTGAACTGGGGCTCCCGCGGAGGAAAGATCTTCGTCCTCATCTTCGCGGCACTCACAGTGATTCCGTTGGTTGTTTTGCTCGTCATTTCCCTCGTTGGCTAG
- a CDS encoding AarF/UbiB family protein — protein MSVSSPIESLGALGFTISILLGVLFLIFQVWLIATLARRILGVPVGWPRSIAVALVMSLGLMFGVQYIVLAFTSEGTLTNSNAVPALLLAGLATFWVFALGVAILMVLEILVPTGSLPNPVSFFRDFKARRRRQARYFDIMKIAVRYGLVSQIRGLDKSRDSHRETAIALRETLNEAGVTFVKLGQMLSTRSDLLPPVYIDELSKLQTKATPETWEDIKLAIETSLGRPYGTAFSSINETPLASASVAQVHTAITTNGDSVVIKVQRPTAVRQVQADTEIVLRIAQWLEKSAPWARDLGLVGIAQGFIDSLREELDYHVERNNMLAVASALEKTEVRVPHVYESLSSQRLLVMERLEGVPLGSAQHILRVMNDDQRLELARELVRSTLKQITDDGVFHADLHPGNIFLSESGEPGLVDFGSVGRLDPNSQHALAMMLFAIDKNDNQAATDAMLILLDRPEQLNERAFERSLGQLMVRYRGGFGGAGSAEMFTALFALVVNHGFTVPPQIAAAFRALGALEGTLRLIDPNIDVVLLARGEGRKIVTSQFGPKKLLEQTEMRFLQAIPALSALPRRFNKITEDLEQGRLSMNVRMLAHPSDRGFLNRLVQQLVVAVLAGSATLAAIVLITAETGPMLTETIRVYSFIGYVLLFMGFILALRSVVLVFHRDIRGEDDYK, from the coding sequence ATGAGCGTCAGTAGCCCAATCGAATCGCTGGGTGCTTTGGGATTCACGATCTCAATTTTGCTAGGCGTTCTCTTCCTGATTTTTCAGGTCTGGCTCATTGCCACCCTTGCCCGCCGCATTCTGGGCGTCCCCGTAGGCTGGCCGCGCTCCATCGCCGTTGCCCTCGTGATGTCTCTGGGCTTGATGTTCGGCGTTCAATACATCGTCTTGGCCTTCACCAGCGAAGGCACTCTGACCAATTCAAATGCAGTCCCCGCACTCCTTTTGGCCGGCCTCGCTACCTTCTGGGTGTTCGCTCTAGGCGTTGCCATCCTCATGGTGCTGGAAATTCTGGTTCCCACAGGATCCCTGCCGAATCCCGTCAGTTTCTTTCGAGATTTCAAAGCACGACGACGCCGCCAAGCGAGATACTTCGACATCATGAAGATCGCGGTTCGGTATGGCTTGGTGAGCCAGATTCGCGGTCTCGACAAGAGCCGCGATTCTCACCGAGAGACGGCTATCGCTTTGCGAGAGACGCTGAACGAAGCCGGAGTCACGTTCGTCAAGCTCGGCCAGATGCTGTCCACACGGTCCGATCTGCTCCCACCCGTATACATCGACGAGCTCTCCAAGCTGCAGACCAAAGCCACTCCCGAAACCTGGGAAGACATCAAGCTGGCGATCGAGACCTCTCTCGGCCGTCCTTACGGGACAGCGTTCTCCTCGATCAACGAGACCCCGCTGGCCTCCGCTTCCGTTGCCCAAGTCCACACAGCTATCACCACCAACGGCGACTCCGTGGTCATCAAGGTCCAGCGCCCTACTGCCGTTCGTCAGGTTCAAGCCGATACCGAGATCGTTCTGCGCATCGCTCAGTGGCTCGAGAAGTCGGCTCCGTGGGCGCGAGATCTTGGCCTCGTGGGCATTGCACAGGGCTTCATCGACTCCCTGCGCGAAGAGTTGGACTACCACGTGGAGCGCAACAACATGCTCGCGGTAGCAAGCGCACTCGAGAAGACCGAGGTCCGCGTTCCCCACGTCTACGAGTCCTTGTCCAGCCAACGCTTGCTGGTCATGGAACGTCTCGAAGGTGTTCCCTTGGGCTCCGCGCAACACATCTTGCGGGTCATGAATGACGACCAGCGTTTGGAGCTTGCACGCGAACTCGTTCGTTCCACTCTCAAACAGATCACCGACGACGGCGTCTTCCACGCCGACCTGCATCCCGGCAACATCTTCTTGTCCGAGTCCGGCGAACCCGGCCTCGTGGACTTTGGCTCTGTAGGCCGGCTCGATCCCAACAGCCAGCATGCACTCGCCATGATGCTGTTCGCGATCGACAAGAACGATAACCAAGCAGCTACCGATGCCATGCTCATCCTCTTGGATCGCCCGGAGCAGCTCAACGAGCGAGCTTTCGAGCGCAGTCTTGGTCAGCTCATGGTCCGGTATCGCGGTGGATTCGGCGGTGCTGGCAGCGCAGAAATGTTCACCGCACTCTTCGCCCTGGTGGTGAACCACGGATTCACCGTGCCGCCTCAGATCGCAGCCGCGTTTCGTGCGCTTGGAGCGCTCGAAGGAACGCTCCGGCTCATCGACCCGAACATCGACGTCGTCCTCCTTGCGCGCGGAGAGGGCCGCAAGATTGTCACGTCTCAATTTGGGCCGAAGAAACTGCTCGAGCAGACGGAAATGCGATTCCTGCAAGCGATTCCCGCCCTCTCCGCACTCCCCCGGCGCTTCAACAAGATCACCGAGGACCTTGAACAGGGCCGCCTCTCCATGAACGTCCGCATGTTGGCGCATCCGTCCGATCGCGGATTCCTGAATCGTCTGGTTCAGCAATTGGTAGTGGCCGTCCTTGCCGGATCAGCCACCCTCGCCGCGATTGTGCTGATCACCGCGGAAACCGGTCCGATGCTCACCGAAACCATCCGCGTCTATAGCTTCATCGGCTACGTCTTGCTGTTCATGGGATTCATCCTGGCGCTGAGATCCGTAGTGCTGGTGTTCCATAGGGACATCCGGGGCGAAGATGACTATAAGTAA
- a CDS encoding FtsW/RodA/SpoVE family cell cycle protein: MSNIQTNPVPRRNLELVLLFIALVVSIGANWMVGIANQNQIDQKFIAQGAVLAGCALAVHVVLRIWAKYADPFILPVVVTLNGLGLAMIHRVDNAINTEAASSQLMYTGVAMAAAVITLWAIRDHRILRRGTYIFLAASVILLLLPLIPGVGMEINGSRIWIAVGPFTFQPGEIAKITLALFFAGYLSSNRDLILLAGRKIGPLQFPRFRDMGPMLIAWAVSIGVLVFQRDLGSSVLFFGLFMAMIYVATGRISWIVIGLGLVAVAGVFAVNFMNHVQLRVDAWINAFDPEIYNRQYGSSRQIVQGLFGLGTGGMTGTGLGEGSPRLVPLANSDMIVAVLGEELGLIGISAIIMLFVILVSRGIRAALGTRDGFGKLLATGLSFTLALQCFVVIGGVTRLIPLTGLTTPFMSAGGSALLSNWIIVALLLLVSHNARRPVTTSGPLTADEALRVKEFNQRSALDATPEPEPVRTNSSKDKPTQAAASSSKNNSGSKPATEGGKA; encoded by the coding sequence ATGAGCAACATTCAAACCAATCCGGTACCTCGCCGAAATCTAGAACTCGTCCTGCTGTTCATCGCCTTGGTGGTGAGCATCGGCGCCAACTGGATGGTCGGCATCGCAAACCAGAACCAGATTGACCAGAAGTTCATTGCTCAAGGTGCCGTGCTGGCCGGTTGTGCGCTGGCAGTTCACGTAGTGCTGCGCATTTGGGCGAAGTACGCGGATCCCTTCATCTTGCCGGTGGTCGTCACGCTCAACGGCTTGGGCCTGGCCATGATTCACCGCGTGGACAACGCGATCAATACGGAAGCTGCCTCGAGCCAGCTGATGTACACAGGCGTTGCCATGGCCGCCGCCGTGATCACTCTGTGGGCCATTCGCGACCACCGCATCTTGAGGCGCGGAACCTACATCTTCTTGGCTGCCTCTGTGATCTTGCTCTTGCTTCCGCTCATTCCGGGCGTGGGCATGGAAATCAACGGCTCACGCATTTGGATTGCGGTAGGTCCGTTCACCTTCCAGCCAGGCGAAATCGCGAAAATCACGCTTGCGCTCTTCTTCGCCGGTTACCTTTCCAGCAACCGCGACCTCATTCTCTTAGCCGGCCGAAAGATTGGCCCCCTCCAGTTCCCACGCTTCCGCGACATGGGTCCCATGTTGATTGCATGGGCCGTGAGCATCGGCGTGCTGGTGTTCCAGCGTGACCTCGGCTCCTCCGTCCTTTTCTTCGGCCTCTTCATGGCCATGATCTACGTGGCCACGGGACGCATTTCATGGATCGTCATTGGTCTAGGACTGGTGGCAGTGGCCGGCGTCTTCGCCGTGAACTTCATGAATCACGTGCAGTTGCGCGTCGACGCATGGATCAACGCCTTCGACCCAGAGATTTACAACCGCCAATACGGTAGCTCCCGGCAGATTGTTCAAGGTCTCTTTGGCCTCGGCACCGGTGGCATGACGGGAACCGGCCTCGGCGAGGGAAGCCCTCGCTTGGTGCCCCTCGCGAACTCGGACATGATCGTGGCCGTACTCGGCGAAGAACTGGGACTCATCGGCATCTCAGCCATCATCATGTTGTTCGTCATCCTGGTGAGCCGTGGCATCCGTGCCGCACTCGGTACTCGCGACGGCTTCGGCAAGCTCCTCGCCACCGGCTTGAGCTTCACCTTGGCCCTCCAGTGCTTCGTGGTGATCGGCGGCGTGACCCGCTTGATCCCGTTGACTGGTCTGACCACACCATTCATGTCCGCTGGTGGTTCAGCACTGCTGTCCAACTGGATTATCGTGGCGCTCTTGCTCTTGGTCTCCCATAACGCGCGCCGCCCAGTGACCACGTCTGGACCACTCACGGCCGACGAAGCCCTGCGCGTCAAAGAGTTCAACCAGCGCAGCGCACTCGATGCCACGCCTGAACCGGAGCCGGTGCGCACCAACAGTTCGAAGGACAAGCCAACGCAAGCTGCGGCGTCGTCCTCAAAAAATAATTCCGGCTCCAAGCCCGCAACCGAAGGAGGCAAAGCATGA